Proteins encoded within one genomic window of Deltaproteobacteria bacterium PRO3:
- a CDS encoding glutamyl-tRNA reductase: MHLFVLGLNHKSAPIGIRERFAISEARVGEFLTRASALPHVEEALAVFTCNRVEVYGASKHPQQARQQLSRFISEFQGVPEKTFEQHTYFFEGEQAIRHGFRVSASLDSMIVGEPQILGQMKDAYRAAGEAGTTGTLLNKFFHRAFFVAKKLRAETSIGSHPVSVSYAAVVLAKQIFGDLAGKKALILGAGKMSLLAIRHLKGAGIETLYLANRTPERAEEVARKVGGETIPFDKFDKWLADADIVVTSTSAEDYIVVPAKVQEAIKQRKNRPMFFIDIAVPRNVSPEVNHIHNIYLYDIDDLGQVVEANKNERVKEAERAEYLLEAEVEDFAKILRGLAVVPTLSSLSKKFDAICRRELDKTFQRMPQLDEAGREAVEAMAYAIVNKILHDPMVALKERGAEADQPDYSALVRKLFRLDEV; this comes from the coding sequence ATGCATCTCTTCGTCCTAGGTCTGAACCACAAGTCGGCGCCCATCGGGATCCGCGAACGCTTCGCGATCTCCGAGGCCCGGGTGGGCGAATTTTTGACCAGGGCCTCCGCCTTACCGCATGTCGAGGAGGCCTTGGCCGTTTTCACCTGCAACCGCGTCGAAGTCTACGGAGCCTCCAAACACCCCCAGCAGGCCCGGCAGCAGCTCTCGCGTTTTATCTCCGAATTTCAAGGCGTTCCCGAAAAAACCTTCGAGCAGCACACTTACTTTTTCGAGGGCGAGCAGGCGATTCGGCACGGCTTCCGGGTCAGCGCCAGCCTCGACTCGATGATCGTCGGCGAGCCGCAGATCCTGGGGCAGATGAAAGACGCCTACCGGGCGGCCGGCGAGGCGGGCACGACGGGGACCCTGCTCAACAAGTTCTTCCACCGCGCCTTCTTCGTCGCCAAGAAGCTGCGCGCCGAGACCTCCATCGGCTCGCACCCGGTCTCGGTGAGCTACGCGGCGGTGGTCCTGGCCAAGCAGATCTTCGGCGACCTGGCCGGCAAGAAGGCCTTGATCCTCGGCGCGGGCAAGATGAGCCTGCTCGCCATTCGCCACTTGAAGGGGGCCGGCATCGAGACCTTGTATCTGGCCAACCGCACGCCCGAGCGGGCGGAAGAGGTCGCCCGCAAGGTCGGCGGCGAGACCATCCCCTTCGACAAGTTCGACAAGTGGCTGGCCGACGCGGATATCGTCGTCACCTCGACCTCCGCCGAGGACTACATCGTCGTTCCGGCCAAGGTGCAGGAGGCGATCAAGCAGCGGAAGAACCGCCCGATGTTTTTCATCGACATCGCCGTCCCCCGCAACGTCTCGCCCGAGGTCAACCACATCCACAACATTTACCTCTACGACATCGACGATCTGGGACAGGTGGTCGAGGCCAACAAGAACGAGCGGGTGAAAGAGGCCGAACGGGCCGAGTACCTGCTGGAGGCCGAGGTCGAGGACTTCGCGAAAATCCTGCGCGGCCTGGCGGTGGTGCCGACCCTCTCCTCGCTCTCCAAGAAGTTCGACGCGATCTGCCGCCGCGAGCTGGACAAGACCTTCCAGCGGATGCCCCAGCTGGACGAGGCCGGCCGCGAGGCGGTGGAGGCCATGGCCTACGCCATCGTCAACAAGATCCTCCACGATCCCATGGTCGCCCTGAAAGAGCGGGGGGCCGAGGCGGACCAGCCGGATTATTCGGCCCTGGTGCGCAAGCTCTTTCGCTTAGACGAGGTCTAG
- a CDS encoding 2Fe-2S iron-sulfur cluster binding domain-containing protein translates to MALVYFEREGKTLNVNAGQNLRKLAQANGISLYRGINKLINCRGQGLCGTCLVEVYAKNPVDLNPRTAMEEQQLKDYTNPHLRLACQVRVHGNVQVKTQPVEFMEPQMGLVAPPLVSKE, encoded by the coding sequence ATGGCGCTGGTCTATTTTGAGCGGGAGGGCAAGACCCTCAATGTGAATGCCGGGCAAAATCTGCGGAAGTTGGCCCAGGCCAACGGCATTTCCCTCTACCGAGGCATTAATAAGCTGATCAATTGCCGGGGACAGGGCCTCTGCGGCACCTGTCTGGTCGAGGTCTACGCCAAAAACCCCGTCGACCTGAATCCCCGTACCGCCATGGAAGAGCAGCAGCTCAAGGATTACACCAATCCCCACCTTCGCTTGGCCTGCCAGGTCCGGGTGCACGGCAATGTCCAGGTCAAGACCCAGCCGGTCGAATTCATGGAACCGCAGATGGGGTTAGTAGCCCCGCCCCTGGTGTCCAAGGAATAA
- a CDS encoding HAD family phosphatase, with amino-acid sequence MPRTGLAQRGEIHGRGAGRQHPPRGLGDATQRPPMIRAVLFDFNGVIVDDEPVHLRLFQKVLKEEGVDLAKQDYYAKYLGMDDFDCFAAAAKDAGKPKAEAKIQEMIARKSKYYDEEMATNTPFVPGVLDFIRALAPTYYLAVVSGALRREIEMMLTRGQVRDAFSAIVAAEDIEHGKPDPEGYDKGMQLLNRDYVASADLLLPAECLVFEDSIWGIEAATAAGMPAVAVTTSFAPLALPGAKQYIQDFQGLDPQAFLANFA; translated from the coding sequence ATGCCAAGAACTGGTCTTGCGCAGCGTGGAGAAATTCATGGCCGAGGTGCCGGACGGCAACATCCCCCGCGAGGCCTTGGCGACGCTACCCAAAGGCCCCCTATGATCCGCGCCGTACTCTTCGATTTCAACGGAGTGATCGTCGACGACGAGCCCGTGCACCTTCGCCTCTTCCAAAAAGTGCTGAAAGAAGAGGGAGTCGACCTTGCCAAGCAGGATTATTATGCCAAATACCTGGGCATGGACGACTTCGACTGTTTTGCCGCGGCGGCCAAGGACGCCGGAAAGCCCAAGGCCGAAGCCAAGATCCAGGAGATGATCGCGCGCAAGTCGAAGTACTACGACGAGGAGATGGCGACCAACACCCCCTTCGTCCCCGGCGTGTTGGATTTCATCCGGGCCCTGGCGCCCACGTACTACCTGGCCGTCGTTTCGGGCGCCCTGCGGCGCGAGATCGAGATGATGCTGACGCGCGGTCAGGTGCGCGACGCCTTCAGCGCCATCGTCGCGGCCGAGGACATCGAGCATGGCAAGCCCGACCCCGAGGGTTACGACAAGGGCATGCAGCTGCTCAATCGCGATTACGTCGCCAGCGCCGATCTGCTGCTGCCCGCGGAATGCCTGGTCTTCGAGGATTCCATCTGGGGCATCGAGGCCGCGACCGCTGCGGGCATGCCGGCGGTGGCGGTCACGACCTCCTTCGCGCCCTTGGCCCTGCCCGGGGCCAAGCAATACATCCAGGATTTTCAGGGGCTGGATCCCCAAGCTTTTCTCGCTAATTTCGCGTGA
- a CDS encoding helicase has protein sequence MSRGTKLVFDLETQKTFDEVGGRNYEDLLISVLGAYRYDEDRYECFLEGELHRFENLLIDSPLIVGFNIRKFDFPVLQRYCKIDTAKLPMLDLMEDIANRIGHRVSLDSVALATLNIGKTGHGLDAIDYFREGKWDLLKSYCLNDVKITKEVYDYGLKHGHVYYMTRDGSDRKSVQVEWDLEAKATTPAADAKQYNLIW, from the coding sequence ATGTCTCGCGGCACAAAATTGGTATTCGACTTGGAGACCCAAAAGACCTTCGACGAGGTCGGGGGGCGCAACTACGAAGACCTCCTCATCAGCGTCCTAGGAGCCTACCGCTACGACGAGGACCGCTACGAGTGCTTCCTTGAGGGCGAGCTGCACCGTTTCGAGAACTTATTGATCGACTCGCCCCTGATCGTCGGCTTCAACATCCGTAAGTTCGACTTTCCGGTCCTGCAGCGCTACTGCAAGATCGACACCGCCAAGCTGCCGATGCTCGACCTGATGGAGGACATCGCCAATCGCATCGGGCACCGCGTCAGCTTGGACAGCGTGGCGCTCGCCACGCTCAACATCGGCAAGACCGGCCACGGCCTCGATGCCATCGATTATTTCCGGGAAGGGAAGTGGGACCTGCTGAAGAGCTACTGCCTCAACGACGTGAAGATCACCAAAGAGGTCTACGACTACGGGCTCAAGCACGGCCACGTGTATTACATGACCCGCGACGGCAGCGACCGGAAGAGCGTCCAGGTCGAATGGGACTTGGAGGCCAAGGCCACGACGCCCGCCGCCGACGCCAAACAATACAATCTCATCTGGTAG
- the greA gene encoding transcription elongation factor GreA produces the protein MTPDGLAKLKEELKRLKTVDKIENIRDIEVARAHGDLSENAEYSAAKERQSHIAGRIAELEEIIACAQVIDPAGLDHEKVVFGATVRLSDTDSGEEVTYQIVGVHESDVKAGRISVESPLAKSLIGKTVDDLVKLKTVRGEKEFEVLEILYK, from the coding sequence ATGACTCCCGACGGACTCGCGAAGCTCAAAGAGGAGCTGAAGCGGCTGAAGACCGTCGACAAGATCGAGAACATCCGCGACATCGAGGTCGCCCGCGCCCACGGCGACCTCTCGGAAAACGCCGAGTACTCCGCCGCCAAGGAACGCCAGTCCCACATCGCCGGCCGCATCGCCGAGCTGGAGGAGATCATCGCCTGCGCCCAGGTGATCGACCCGGCGGGCTTGGACCACGAGAAGGTCGTGTTCGGCGCGACGGTGCGCCTAAGCGACACGGATTCGGGGGAAGAGGTGACTTATCAGATCGTCGGCGTTCACGAGTCCGACGTGAAGGCGGGGCGCATCTCGGTCGAATCGCCGCTCGCGAAGTCGCTGATCGGCAAGACGGTCGACGACCTGGTCAAGCTCAAGACGGTGCGGGGGGAGAAGGAATTCGAGGTTTTGGAGATCCTTTACAAGTAG
- a CDS encoding acyl-CoA thioesterase gives MNWNTQVKIKVRFADVDMMGHLNNAKYVTYLEEGRVAYFQQFPELDFTVGDPESRDSVIVASLQLDYRSPAYLNETLVVALRTVEIKRSSFVIAYEVKEEKSGRLVATARTVMVYFDYRMQKSLEIPEGLRGRFEAVEGREFPKP, from the coding sequence ATGAACTGGAACACCCAAGTCAAAATCAAGGTCCGCTTCGCCGACGTCGACATGATGGGGCACTTGAACAACGCCAAGTACGTCACCTACCTCGAAGAGGGCCGCGTCGCCTATTTCCAACAATTCCCCGAGCTGGACTTCACGGTCGGCGACCCCGAGTCCCGGGACAGCGTGATCGTCGCCTCCCTCCAGCTCGACTACCGCTCACCCGCCTACCTCAATGAGACGCTGGTCGTCGCCCTGCGCACCGTCGAGATCAAGCGCTCGAGCTTCGTCATCGCGTACGAGGTGAAGGAAGAGAAATCCGGCCGCCTGGTGGCGACGGCGCGGACGGTGATGGTGTATTTCGATTACCGCATGCAGAAGAGCCTGGAGATTCCGGAGGGGCTGCGCGGGAGGTTCGAGGCGGTGGAGGGGCGCGAGTTTCCCAAACCGTAG
- a CDS encoding bile acid:sodium symporter family protein yields the protein MSFRDPLNRFVYLFPLWVSMAAGLSLWRPGLFTWFSGNLISIGLGVIMLGMGLTLQVEDFRRVLRCPAWVLTGVALQYTIMPFLGWALSDAYGLPAPLAVGLILVACCPGGTASNVISYLARVDVALSVTMTSITTLMAIAVTPLLTAWLAGSRIEVNAWGLFFSTLQVVLIPVAAGVLLNRLLPRFTRRILPAAPAVAVIAITLIVASIIGAGRCEILAAGPKLILAVFSLHAAGFLLGYIFSRLILRAEIPARTISIEVGMQNSGLGAVLARLNFADPLVAIPSAISSLFHSVIASALAGVWRNRPAQTMAGTKSVGAVHERPLPQRPRA from the coding sequence ATGTCCTTCCGCGACCCGCTCAACCGCTTCGTTTACCTTTTTCCCCTCTGGGTCAGCATGGCCGCGGGCCTCTCCCTTTGGCGTCCGGGCCTGTTCACCTGGTTTTCCGGGAACCTCATCTCGATCGGCCTGGGCGTCATCATGCTGGGGATGGGGCTGACCCTGCAGGTCGAGGACTTCCGAAGGGTCTTGAGATGTCCCGCCTGGGTGCTGACCGGCGTCGCGCTGCAATACACGATCATGCCATTTTTAGGTTGGGCGCTGAGCGACGCCTACGGGCTGCCGGCGCCCTTGGCGGTGGGGCTGATCTTGGTCGCCTGCTGCCCGGGCGGTACGGCCTCGAACGTCATCTCTTATCTGGCGCGGGTCGACGTCGCGCTGTCGGTGACGATGACCTCGATCACGACCCTGATGGCGATCGCGGTCACCCCCCTGCTGACGGCCTGGCTGGCCGGGAGCCGCATCGAGGTGAACGCCTGGGGACTTTTCTTCAGCACGCTTCAGGTGGTCTTGATCCCGGTCGCGGCGGGGGTCCTGCTGAACCGGCTCCTGCCGCGCTTCACCCGCCGCATCCTCCCGGCCGCGCCGGCGGTCGCGGTGATCGCGATCACCCTGATCGTCGCCAGCATCATCGGGGCGGGGCGCTGCGAGATCCTCGCGGCGGGCCCGAAATTGATTCTGGCGGTATTTTCCCTTCATGCGGCGGGCTTCCTGCTGGGATACATTTTCAGCCGCCTGATCCTCCGCGCCGAGATCCCCGCGCGCACCATCTCGATCGAGGTGGGAATGCAGAACAGCGGCCTGGGCGCCGTGCTGGCGCGGCTGAACTTCGCGGACCCCCTGGTGGCCATCCCCAGCGCGATCTCCAGCCTGTTTCACTCGGTGATCGCGAGCGCGCTGGCGGGGGTATGGCGCAATAGGCCTGCGCAAACCATGGCGGGCACAAAATCCGTAGGGGCCGTTCACGAACGGCCCCTACCGCAAAGACCCCGCGCTTGA